One Stigmatella aurantiaca genomic region harbors:
- a CDS encoding vegetative protein, which translates to MAEEAKKTNPHKSWPRTAKGGGKKACTVEGCKRPYRAKGYCFFHFKKWRQAELPHSRYRTCSKAECRAKTSKGGLCEKHYAETYKKEAAA; encoded by the coding sequence ATGGCCGAGGAAGCCAAGAAGACCAATCCGCACAAGAGCTGGCCGCGTACGGCCAAGGGCGGTGGCAAGAAGGCGTGCACTGTCGAGGGCTGCAAGCGCCCCTACCGCGCCAAGGGCTACTGCTTCTTCCACTTCAAGAAGTGGCGTCAGGCGGAGCTGCCCCACTCCCGTTACCGCACCTGCTCCAAGGCGGAGTGCCGCGCGAAGACCTCCAAGGGCGGCCTGTGCGAGAAGCACTACGCCGAGACCTACAAGAAGGAGGCGGCGGCCTAG
- a CDS encoding M23 family metallopeptidase, producing MFSHRARGLLDFTMALLCLWAAYHHTPAGALVRRGAAWAFRTQSTARPLLAYYEGVSSAGVAAAALVPEAPLARALSHEEALAYGTHLALKGLKPSARRQVMALAQEVGVPPLSLLDAEGGPAAARALHEALGVDFPDPQARLTAVFAGRVPARYAVERVGAEGGALTLERLAQQLPPGFEDAKVAATQTLALTTAFGLGWPVAESTRISSPFGYRVHPTLGTRKLHTGVDLGVPIGTEVRTVAEGTVRRASEDAVNGKVLLIDHGSGVTTAYCHNSELLVRPGQRVARGEPIARSGNTGRSTGPHLHYQLELSAQAVDPLRFRVRKQAVAGSSPP from the coding sequence GTGTTCTCGCACCGTGCCAGAGGGCTGCTCGACTTCACGATGGCCCTCCTATGTCTCTGGGCGGCCTACCACCACACGCCCGCGGGGGCGCTGGTGCGGCGAGGGGCGGCCTGGGCCTTCCGGACCCAGAGCACCGCGCGCCCCTTGCTGGCCTACTACGAGGGGGTGAGCAGCGCGGGCGTGGCGGCCGCCGCGCTCGTGCCGGAGGCGCCCTTGGCCCGGGCGCTCTCCCACGAGGAGGCCCTCGCCTATGGCACGCACCTGGCGTTGAAGGGGCTGAAGCCCTCCGCGCGCCGGCAGGTGATGGCGCTCGCCCAGGAAGTGGGGGTGCCTCCGTTGTCGCTGCTGGATGCCGAAGGGGGCCCGGCGGCGGCCCGGGCGCTCCACGAGGCCCTCGGGGTGGACTTTCCCGACCCACAGGCCCGCCTCACGGCCGTGTTCGCCGGGCGTGTTCCCGCGCGCTACGCGGTGGAGCGGGTGGGGGCGGAAGGCGGGGCCCTCACGCTGGAGCGGCTGGCCCAGCAGCTTCCGCCAGGGTTCGAGGACGCGAAGGTGGCGGCCACCCAGACGCTGGCGCTCACCACCGCGTTCGGGCTGGGGTGGCCGGTTGCGGAGTCCACCCGCATCTCCAGCCCCTTCGGCTACCGCGTCCACCCCACGCTGGGCACGCGGAAGCTGCACACGGGGGTGGACCTGGGCGTCCCCATCGGGACGGAGGTGCGCACGGTGGCCGAGGGCACGGTGCGCCGCGCGAGCGAGGACGCCGTGAACGGCAAGGTGCTCCTCATCGACCACGGCAGCGGGGTGACGACCGCCTACTGTCACAACTCGGAGCTGCTGGTGCGCCCGGGGCAGCGCGTGGCGCGCGGGGAGCCCATCGCCCGCTCGGGCAACACGGGCCGGTCGACCGGCCCCCACCTGCACTACCAGCTCGAGCTGTCCGCGCAGGCGGTGGATCCGCTGCGCTTCCGGGTCCGGAAGCAGGCGGTCGCCGGCTCGTCCCCGCCCTGA
- the purB gene encoding adenylosuccinate lyase, whose protein sequence is MIPRYSRQEMSSLWSDVARLRRWRDVELTALEGMVEAGLAPREALEDCRAKAGDFTPEDAARIEEIERTTKHDVIAFLTFMEERVGPSARWLHLGMTSSDVLDTSLGLTLRDALDLILKGLGRVMAAVEKRAFEHRLTVMMGRSHGIHAEPITFGHKLAIWYDELSRGRARLERARETIAVGKISGAVGTFAHLPPAVEETVCRKLGLHPAPASSQIVQRDRHAEFFGALALLGASIEKFAVEIRHLQRTEVREVEEAFTPGQKGSSAMPHKRNPILSENLSGLARLLRGYAVSALEDVALWHERDISHSSVERVIGPDATIVMDFMLHRFAGLMENLRVYPEQMQKNLELLGGVVNSQRILLELARKGMDRQAAYVIVQRNAMKMYEEGADFRTALLADADLLKVMTPEEIRDCFSTGYHTRHVDDIFRRVFGRTA, encoded by the coding sequence GTGATTCCTCGATACAGCCGGCAGGAGATGTCCTCCCTTTGGTCCGATGTGGCCCGTTTGCGCCGCTGGCGCGACGTGGAGCTCACGGCGCTGGAGGGCATGGTGGAGGCAGGGCTCGCCCCGCGCGAGGCGCTGGAGGACTGCCGGGCCAAGGCCGGGGACTTCACCCCCGAGGACGCCGCGCGCATCGAGGAGATCGAACGCACCACCAAGCACGACGTCATCGCGTTCCTGACCTTCATGGAGGAGCGGGTGGGGCCGAGCGCCCGCTGGCTGCACCTGGGCATGACGTCCTCGGACGTGCTGGACACCTCGCTGGGGCTCACGCTGCGCGACGCGTTGGATCTCATCCTGAAGGGCCTGGGGCGGGTGATGGCCGCGGTGGAGAAGCGGGCCTTCGAGCACCGGCTCACGGTGATGATGGGGCGCAGCCACGGCATCCACGCGGAGCCCATCACCTTCGGCCACAAGCTGGCCATCTGGTACGACGAGCTGAGCCGGGGCCGGGCCCGGCTGGAGCGGGCGCGGGAGACCATCGCCGTCGGGAAGATTTCAGGCGCGGTGGGCACGTTCGCGCACCTGCCGCCCGCGGTGGAGGAGACCGTGTGCCGCAAGCTGGGCCTGCACCCGGCCCCGGCCTCCAGTCAGATTGTCCAGCGCGACCGGCACGCGGAGTTCTTCGGGGCGCTGGCCCTCCTGGGCGCCAGCATCGAGAAGTTCGCGGTGGAGATCCGCCACCTGCAGCGCACGGAGGTGCGCGAGGTGGAGGAGGCCTTCACGCCGGGGCAGAAGGGCTCCAGCGCCATGCCGCACAAGCGCAACCCCATCCTGTCGGAGAACCTGTCGGGGCTGGCGCGGCTGCTGCGCGGCTACGCGGTGAGCGCGCTGGAGGACGTGGCGCTGTGGCACGAGCGGGACATCTCCCACTCCTCCGTGGAGCGGGTGATTGGGCCGGATGCCACCATCGTCATGGACTTCATGCTCCACCGCTTCGCGGGGCTGATGGAGAACCTGCGCGTCTACCCCGAGCAGATGCAGAAGAACCTGGAGCTGCTCGGCGGCGTGGTGAACTCGCAGCGCATCCTGCTGGAGCTGGCGCGCAAGGGCATGGACCGGCAGGCCGCCTACGTCATCGTCCAGCGCAACGCGATGAAGATGTACGAGGAGGGGGCGGACTTCCGCACGGCCCTCCTCGCGGACGCGGACCTGCTGAAGGTGATGACGCCCGAGGAGATCCGCGACTGCTTCTCCACGGGCTACCACACGCGGCACGTGGACGACATCTTCCGCCGGGTGTTCGGCCGCACCGCGTAG
- the rpsO gene encoding 30S ribosomal protein S15, which produces MSLHQERKSELVTKFRTHESDTGSPEVQVALLSERINMLTEHFKTHKKDHHSRRGLLKLVGQRRRLLDYLKSKDTNRYKKLIDGLGIRK; this is translated from the coding sequence ATGTCGTTGCATCAGGAGCGTAAGTCCGAGCTGGTCACGAAGTTCCGGACCCATGAGTCCGACACGGGGTCCCCCGAGGTGCAGGTGGCGCTGCTGTCCGAGCGCATCAACATGCTCACCGAGCACTTCAAGACCCACAAGAAGGACCACCACTCCCGCCGCGGTCTGCTGAAGCTGGTGGGTCAGCGCCGCCGTCTCCTGGACTACCTCAAGTCCAAGGATACGAACCGGTACAAGAAGCTCATTGATGGCCTCGGTATCCGCAAGTAG
- a CDS encoding RNA methyltransferase gives MGLGEQLTVVLHQTRSPDNLGAVARVMANFGFFRLVLSDPATYAFRGAERLAVKGEQVLERMAVARELPEALAECVYAVGTTSRTQLKGRVPLTPEQAARRLAEESARGRVALVLGGEQRGLSDAELAVCADVLVIPTSEVQPSMNLAQAASVLLYLCGREGAQPAPPPEPEPGARMGTLTALGTRMNEVLLASEFLNPQAPEHVLREMERTLLRAKLTQREAELWLSAFKHLGRGVKRGASAS, from the coding sequence ATGGGGCTGGGCGAGCAGTTGACCGTTGTCCTTCATCAGACGCGTTCTCCCGACAACCTGGGGGCCGTGGCCCGGGTGATGGCGAACTTTGGGTTTTTCCGCCTCGTGCTGTCGGATCCCGCCACCTACGCCTTCCGGGGCGCCGAGCGGCTCGCCGTCAAAGGGGAGCAGGTGCTGGAGCGGATGGCGGTGGCCCGCGAGTTGCCCGAGGCCTTGGCGGAGTGCGTGTACGCCGTTGGCACCACCTCTCGTACCCAGCTCAAGGGCCGCGTTCCGCTCACGCCAGAACAGGCGGCGCGGCGGCTCGCGGAGGAGAGCGCCCGGGGCCGGGTGGCGCTGGTGCTGGGCGGAGAGCAGCGGGGCCTGTCCGACGCGGAGCTGGCGGTGTGCGCGGATGTCCTCGTCATCCCGACGAGTGAGGTGCAGCCCTCGATGAACCTGGCCCAGGCGGCCAGCGTGCTGCTGTACCTGTGTGGCCGGGAGGGGGCTCAGCCCGCGCCGCCGCCCGAGCCCGAGCCGGGGGCGCGCATGGGCACGCTCACCGCGCTGGGTACGCGGATGAACGAGGTGCTGCTGGCCTCGGAGTTTCTCAACCCGCAGGCGCCGGAGCACGTGCTGCGCGAGATGGAGCGGACGCTGCTTCGGGCGAAGCTGACCCAGCGCGAGGCGGAGCTGTGGCTCTCGGCCTTCAAGCACCTGGGGCGGGGGGTGAAGCGGGGCGCCTCGGCTTCCTGA
- the pnp gene encoding polyribonucleotide nucleotidyltransferase gives MLKKSVKIGDSELSIEVGRLAKQADGAVVVRYGDTMLLVTAVSAREKKDIDFLPLTVEYQEKLYSAGRIPGSYFKREGRLTEKETLASRLVDRSCRPLFPEGYAYETQIIASVVSAEPDNEGDIHGITGASAALWVSDIPFNGPIAGIRVGRVDGKFVANPTMKQREQSDIDLVMAVSREAIVMVEGGAEEVGEADMVAALEFGKQAVQPALDIQDELRRELNKTVRAYDKQASIDEGLKAKVRELAWDGIVKGYTIKEKAARYDALGKAKKETIAKLKEQLGEGYTPTVEKHAKQVVEDLKYEHMRQITVDGGRIGARGHAEVRPITCEVGVLPRTHGSAVFTRGETQALVVTTLGTSDDEQRLELLGGMVFKRFMLHYNFPPFSVNETKPLRGPGRREVGHGALAERALRNMAPKSDSFPYTIRLVSDILESNGSSSMASVCGGTLALMDAGVPIKAPVAGIAMGLVKEGDKIAILSDILGDEDHLGDMDFKVCGTSKGITSIQMDIKITGLTTEIMSRALEQARQGRLHILGEMLKTMAEPRKEISQYAPRITTIQIRPEYIKNVIGPGGKVIKDIIARTGAAINIEDSGRVDIASANSDSVKAAIAMIQALTREAEIGKIYTGTVRKIAEFGAFVELFPGTDGLIHISELSDKRVKSVSDVLNEGDEVLVKVVSIDKTGKIRLSRKEAMAERAAAQQTPPPGEGAPTATQPDAKA, from the coding sequence ATGCTGAAGAAGAGCGTCAAGATTGGTGACAGTGAGCTGAGCATCGAAGTGGGCCGTCTGGCCAAGCAGGCCGATGGCGCCGTCGTGGTGCGCTACGGCGACACGATGCTGCTGGTGACGGCGGTGAGCGCGCGCGAGAAGAAGGACATCGACTTCCTGCCGCTCACGGTGGAGTACCAGGAGAAGCTGTACTCGGCCGGCCGCATCCCCGGCAGCTACTTCAAGCGCGAGGGCCGCCTCACCGAGAAGGAGACCCTGGCGAGCCGTCTGGTGGACCGCTCCTGCCGGCCGCTGTTCCCGGAAGGCTACGCGTACGAGACGCAGATCATCGCCAGCGTCGTCTCCGCGGAGCCGGACAACGAGGGTGACATCCACGGCATCACCGGCGCCTCCGCGGCGCTGTGGGTCTCGGACATCCCGTTCAACGGCCCCATCGCCGGCATCCGCGTGGGCCGCGTGGACGGCAAGTTCGTGGCCAACCCCACGATGAAGCAGCGCGAGCAGAGCGACATCGACCTGGTCATGGCGGTGAGCCGCGAGGCCATCGTCATGGTGGAAGGTGGCGCCGAGGAAGTGGGCGAGGCGGACATGGTGGCCGCGCTCGAGTTCGGCAAGCAAGCCGTTCAGCCCGCGCTGGACATCCAGGACGAGCTGCGCCGCGAGCTGAACAAGACGGTGCGCGCGTACGACAAGCAGGCCTCCATCGACGAGGGGCTCAAGGCCAAGGTGCGGGAGCTGGCCTGGGACGGCATCGTCAAGGGCTACACCATCAAGGAGAAGGCGGCCCGCTACGACGCGCTTGGCAAGGCGAAGAAGGAGACCATCGCCAAGCTCAAGGAGCAGCTCGGCGAGGGCTACACCCCCACCGTGGAGAAGCACGCCAAGCAGGTGGTGGAGGACCTGAAGTACGAGCACATGCGGCAGATCACCGTGGACGGGGGCCGCATCGGCGCCCGTGGCCACGCCGAGGTGCGCCCCATCACCTGTGAGGTGGGCGTGCTGCCGCGCACCCACGGCAGCGCGGTGTTCACCCGTGGCGAGACGCAGGCGCTCGTGGTGACGACGCTGGGCACCAGCGACGACGAGCAGCGGCTGGAGCTCTTGGGCGGCATGGTCTTCAAGCGCTTCATGCTGCACTACAACTTCCCGCCGTTCAGCGTGAACGAGACGAAGCCCCTGCGCGGCCCCGGCCGGCGCGAGGTGGGCCACGGCGCCCTGGCCGAGCGCGCCCTGCGCAACATGGCGCCCAAGAGCGACAGCTTCCCGTACACCATCCGCCTGGTGTCGGACATCCTGGAGTCCAACGGCTCCTCGTCCATGGCCTCGGTGTGCGGTGGCACGCTGGCGCTGATGGACGCAGGGGTGCCCATCAAGGCCCCCGTGGCCGGCATCGCCATGGGCCTGGTGAAGGAGGGCGACAAGATCGCCATCCTCTCGGACATCCTCGGTGACGAGGACCACCTGGGCGACATGGACTTCAAGGTGTGCGGCACCTCGAAGGGCATCACCTCCATCCAGATGGACATCAAGATCACCGGCCTCACCACGGAGATCATGAGCCGCGCGCTGGAGCAGGCGCGTCAGGGCCGCCTCCACATCCTGGGCGAGATGCTCAAGACGATGGCGGAGCCGCGCAAGGAGATCAGCCAGTACGCCCCGCGCATCACCACCATCCAGATCCGTCCCGAGTACATCAAGAACGTCATCGGGCCGGGCGGCAAGGTCATCAAGGACATCATCGCGCGCACGGGCGCCGCGATTAACATCGAGGACTCGGGCCGCGTGGACATCGCCAGCGCGAACTCGGACTCGGTGAAGGCCGCCATCGCGATGATCCAGGCGCTCACGCGCGAGGCCGAGATCGGGAAGATCTACACCGGCACCGTGCGGAAGATCGCCGAGTTCGGCGCCTTCGTGGAGCTGTTCCCGGGCACCGACGGCCTCATCCACATCTCCGAGCTGTCCGACAAGCGCGTCAAGAGCGTCTCGGACGTGCTCAACGAGGGCGACGAGGTGCTGGTGAAGGTCGTCAGCATCGACAAGACGGGCAAGATCCGCCTGTCGCGCAAGGAGGCGATGGCCGAGCGCGCCGCCGCCCAGCAGACGCCGCCCCCGGGCGAGGGTGCCCCCACGGCCACCCAGCCGGACGCGAAGGCCTAA
- the dut gene encoding dUTP diphosphatase has protein sequence MPSSLSLQVRRVRPDHPAPLPLPRYETALAAGMDLRADIEGTRTLRPFERLAVPTGLALALPPGYEGQVRPRSGLALKHGITLLNAPGTIDADYRGEVQVILVNLSQEPFTLSRGDRIAQLVVVPVSTVEIQEVSVLEVTPRGEGGFGSTGR, from the coding sequence ATGCCTTCGTCCTTGAGCTTGCAGGTGCGCCGTGTGCGCCCGGACCACCCCGCGCCCTTGCCGCTGCCGCGCTACGAGACGGCGCTCGCGGCGGGGATGGACCTGCGGGCGGACATCGAGGGGACGCGGACGCTGCGGCCCTTCGAGCGCCTGGCGGTGCCCACCGGGCTCGCCCTCGCGTTGCCCCCGGGCTACGAGGGGCAGGTGCGCCCGCGCTCGGGCCTGGCGCTCAAGCACGGTATTACCTTGCTCAACGCGCCGGGCACCATCGACGCGGACTACCGGGGCGAGGTGCAGGTCATCCTGGTGAACCTCTCGCAGGAGCCCTTCACCCTGAGCCGGGGGGACCGGATTGCCCAGCTCGTGGTGGTGCCCGTGTCCACCGTGGAGATTCAGGAGGTCTCCGTCCTGGAAGTCACGCCCCGGGGCGAGGGGGGCTTCGGCTCCACCGGACGATGA
- a CDS encoding bifunctional serine/threonine-protein kinase/formylglycine-generating enzyme family protein — MLCYRCGSHVPDTSETCPTCGQKYDAARQAAGGPARRRSGSENAPYKPGDIIAGRFTTQEWVGSGPLGHVFRVLDQAHGVEVALKVISPRLLQEPEERTQFALALRVGKKLNHPNLLRVYEEGTDRERPFFTTQLVEGMTLRRMMEGRAAKGQPFTLREVEPLLAQLASAIDAAHRYGPHSDLKPENIIVLPDMLKVTDYGLALGIPRPPFVQAQKGHRVEGYIAPEYVSGGEIDTRMDLYSLAAIVGEMLTGLTPDGDGVPELLAKNPDLPPAFEAIYRRTLNANPLARPKTAGEFSAEVSAIVARSPGAPSRPSRSMPPVRQAEKPPPPVPTEQLPIPAMPPRGGQRPEPPSEATQPMDAEMLAAIMAATPAASSARKADVPEPPVRAGAASAPVASPPAEPRPAPEPRASKPHPAPRPAVAAPPPTASPPGVPPAPSAPPAPRARSKGPVRGKRDTGERRRLLLWLALLTVAGLVTGSAVGYLLLKRLRPAPAPGAVGTPSLPAPGAPRPQAPPPRESPPAVAMAPSGSCPPGMKLVSGGAFKMGTAPDDPDQASDERPLESRQVPSFCVDEFEHPNQAGALPTVNVSWLEAKDACQNAGKRLCTEEEWEKACKGAGNARFPYGNTFDADRCSTDDAAGTDRVLAEAGRFPQCRSSYGVADLSGNVAEWTATPYAGGADMTQKGGAFNRSAFAVRCSARLNGLPSARSGTVGFRCCAGLQP; from the coding sequence GTGCTCTGCTACCGCTGCGGCAGCCACGTCCCTGACACGAGCGAGACCTGCCCGACCTGCGGCCAGAAGTACGACGCGGCCCGGCAGGCGGCGGGAGGCCCCGCGCGCCGCCGCAGTGGCTCCGAGAACGCGCCCTACAAGCCAGGAGACATCATCGCGGGACGCTTCACCACCCAGGAATGGGTGGGCAGCGGCCCGCTGGGCCACGTCTTCCGCGTGCTGGACCAGGCGCATGGCGTGGAGGTGGCCCTCAAGGTCATCAGCCCCCGGCTGTTGCAGGAGCCCGAGGAGCGGACCCAGTTCGCCCTGGCGCTCCGGGTGGGCAAGAAGCTCAACCACCCGAACCTGCTGCGCGTGTACGAGGAGGGCACCGACCGGGAGCGGCCCTTCTTCACCACGCAGCTCGTGGAGGGCATGACGCTGCGCCGGATGATGGAGGGGCGCGCGGCGAAGGGGCAGCCCTTCACGCTCCGGGAAGTGGAGCCGCTGCTGGCGCAGCTCGCCTCCGCCATCGACGCCGCGCACCGGTACGGCCCCCACTCGGACCTCAAGCCCGAGAACATCATCGTCCTGCCGGACATGCTCAAGGTGACGGACTACGGGCTCGCCCTGGGGATTCCGCGCCCGCCGTTCGTCCAGGCCCAGAAGGGCCACCGCGTGGAGGGGTACATCGCCCCGGAGTACGTCTCCGGAGGGGAGATCGACACGCGGATGGACCTCTACTCGCTCGCGGCCATCGTGGGCGAGATGCTCACCGGGCTCACCCCCGATGGGGATGGGGTGCCGGAGCTCCTGGCGAAGAATCCGGACCTTCCGCCCGCCTTCGAGGCCATCTACCGGCGGACGCTCAACGCCAACCCGCTCGCCCGGCCGAAGACGGCGGGGGAGTTCTCCGCCGAGGTCTCCGCCATCGTGGCGCGCAGTCCGGGGGCCCCGAGCCGTCCCTCGCGGAGCATGCCCCCGGTGCGCCAGGCGGAGAAACCGCCGCCGCCGGTTCCCACGGAGCAGCTCCCCATCCCCGCCATGCCCCCCCGGGGAGGGCAGCGGCCGGAGCCTCCCTCCGAGGCCACCCAGCCGATGGACGCGGAGATGCTGGCCGCCATCATGGCCGCCACCCCCGCGGCTTCCAGTGCGCGCAAAGCGGACGTGCCGGAGCCGCCGGTCCGCGCCGGTGCGGCCAGCGCGCCGGTGGCCAGTCCTCCCGCGGAGCCCCGGCCCGCGCCCGAGCCGCGCGCCAGCAAGCCTCACCCGGCCCCTCGGCCCGCCGTGGCCGCGCCGCCTCCCACCGCCAGCCCTCCCGGGGTGCCCCCGGCGCCTTCCGCGCCTCCTGCGCCCCGGGCGCGCTCGAAGGGTCCGGTCCGGGGTAAGCGGGACACGGGGGAGCGCCGCCGCTTGCTCCTGTGGCTGGCGCTGCTGACCGTCGCGGGGTTGGTGACGGGCTCGGCCGTGGGCTACCTGCTGCTGAAGCGGCTGCGTCCGGCGCCCGCGCCCGGGGCCGTGGGGACGCCGTCCCTGCCCGCGCCCGGGGCCCCGCGTCCTCAGGCGCCGCCGCCCCGGGAGAGCCCCCCGGCCGTGGCGATGGCCCCCTCGGGGAGCTGTCCTCCGGGGATGAAGCTGGTGAGCGGCGGGGCCTTCAAGATGGGCACCGCGCCGGATGATCCGGACCAGGCCTCCGATGAGCGTCCGCTCGAGAGCCGGCAGGTGCCCTCCTTCTGTGTGGACGAGTTCGAGCACCCCAACCAGGCCGGGGCACTGCCCACCGTCAACGTGAGCTGGCTGGAGGCGAAGGATGCCTGCCAGAACGCGGGCAAGCGGCTGTGCACGGAAGAGGAGTGGGAGAAGGCGTGCAAGGGCGCGGGCAACGCGCGCTTCCCCTACGGCAACACCTTCGATGCGGACCGCTGCAGCACCGACGACGCGGCGGGCACGGACCGGGTGCTGGCCGAGGCGGGCCGGTTCCCGCAGTGCCGCTCCTCGTACGGGGTCGCGGACCTCTCGGGCAACGTGGCGGAGTGGACGGCCACGCCGTACGCCGGGGGCGCGGACATGACGCAGAAGGGCGGGGCATTCAACCGCTCGGCGTTCGCGGTGCGCTGCTCGGCGCGGCTCAACGGGCTTCCCTCGGCACGCTCGGGCACGGTGGGGTTCCGCTGCTGTGCGGGGCTGCAGCCATGA
- a CDS encoding S1C family serine protease: MVRTQAKGVLLAIACTLGVAGPAVAAQRRGSERLWLEAKGQEVHTQRSTLSQVARSAMPAVVSITTRQVSTEASGEEESQKGIGSGFIIHPDGYILTSDHVVEGASEITVSVLSPEGYAEEFPAEVVGADARTDCALLRIQAGRPLPALKLSSASRVEVADWIVVIGNPFGLAHSVTVGVVSYKGRTEVTPNGRDGDFDYMQMDASINPGNSGGPVLDLKGHVVAIANAVNVAGQGIGFAVPIDIAKAVLPHLKAHGKVRRGWMGITVEDFSPGRVSEFRLEGSRPGVVVSGVAEEGPAGRAGLRAGDVIVAVNAQPVARAHKLRWQVSSRGAGRSVVLQVRRGGHPLKLRVTLEDLPEEQAPVAPVAARPSPPSKPVRSP, translated from the coding sequence ATGGTGAGGACACAGGCGAAGGGCGTGCTGCTGGCGATCGCATGCACGCTGGGGGTGGCGGGACCCGCCGTGGCAGCACAGCGCCGGGGCAGCGAACGGCTCTGGCTCGAGGCGAAGGGTCAGGAAGTGCACACCCAGCGCTCCACCCTCAGCCAGGTGGCCCGCTCCGCCATGCCCGCCGTGGTCTCCATCACCACCCGGCAGGTGAGCACCGAGGCCTCCGGCGAGGAGGAGTCCCAGAAGGGCATCGGCTCGGGCTTCATCATCCACCCGGACGGCTACATCCTCACCAGCGACCACGTGGTGGAGGGGGCCTCGGAGATCACCGTCTCGGTGCTCTCGCCCGAGGGGTATGCCGAGGAGTTTCCCGCCGAGGTGGTGGGCGCGGATGCCCGCACGGACTGCGCGCTGCTGCGCATCCAGGCAGGCAGGCCGCTGCCCGCCCTGAAGCTCTCCTCGGCCTCGCGCGTGGAGGTGGCCGACTGGATCGTCGTCATCGGCAACCCGTTTGGGCTGGCGCACTCCGTCACGGTGGGCGTCGTCAGCTACAAGGGCCGCACCGAGGTGACGCCCAACGGGCGCGACGGGGACTTCGACTACATGCAGATGGACGCGTCCATCAACCCGGGGAACTCCGGGGGGCCCGTGCTGGACTTGAAGGGCCACGTGGTGGCCATCGCCAACGCCGTCAACGTGGCCGGCCAGGGCATCGGCTTCGCCGTCCCCATCGACATCGCCAAGGCCGTGCTGCCGCACCTGAAGGCCCACGGCAAGGTGCGCCGGGGCTGGATGGGCATCACCGTGGAGGACTTCTCCCCAGGCAGGGTCTCGGAGTTCAGGCTGGAGGGCTCGCGCCCGGGCGTCGTCGTCTCGGGCGTGGCGGAGGAAGGGCCCGCCGGCCGGGCGGGGCTGCGCGCCGGGGACGTCATCGTGGCCGTCAACGCCCAGCCGGTGGCCCGGGCCCACAAGCTGCGCTGGCAGGTGTCCTCCCGGGGCGCGGGCCGGAGCGTGGTGCTGCAGGTCCGCCGGGGCGGGCACCCCCTGAAACTCCGCGTCACCCTGGAGGACCTGCCGGAGGAGCAGGCGCCCGTGGCCCCCGTGGCCGCCAGGCCCTCGCCCCCCAGCAAGCCCGTCCGGTCGCCCTGA
- a CDS encoding phosphoribosylaminoimidazolesuccinocarboxamide synthase has product MNTSALHAQLSHTLRQTHLPALGSHYQGKVRDTYRKDDRLILVTTDRLSAFDHVLTTIPFKGEVLNRLATFWFEKTRHIIPNHVLDVPDPNVTVARACQPFAIEMVVRGYLTGSLWRDYQKGTHTAYGLPFPEGLRKDERFPSPLITPSTKAEYGQHDEPISEAALLAKGLASPRDWARLSEAALGLFAEGQRQAREKGLILVDTKYEFGKVGDELYVIDEMHTPDSSRYWVADEYEARFAKGEDQRMLDKENIRQWLIRERNFSGQGTPPQIPNEVRVELAGKYLSAYERITGSALPLEPGDVHARIEKNLRAGRYL; this is encoded by the coding sequence GTGAACACGTCCGCTCTCCACGCGCAGCTTTCTCACACCCTGCGGCAGACCCACCTGCCCGCGCTGGGTTCGCACTACCAGGGCAAGGTCCGCGACACCTACCGGAAGGACGACCGGCTCATCCTGGTCACCACCGACCGGCTGTCCGCGTTTGACCACGTGCTGACCACCATCCCCTTCAAGGGCGAGGTGCTCAACCGGCTGGCGACGTTCTGGTTCGAGAAGACCCGGCACATCATCCCCAACCACGTGCTGGATGTGCCGGACCCCAACGTCACCGTGGCCCGCGCGTGCCAGCCCTTCGCCATCGAGATGGTGGTGCGCGGCTACCTCACCGGCAGCCTGTGGCGCGATTACCAGAAGGGCACGCACACCGCCTACGGCCTGCCCTTCCCGGAGGGGCTGCGCAAGGACGAGCGCTTCCCCTCCCCACTCATCACCCCCTCCACCAAGGCCGAGTACGGGCAGCACGACGAGCCCATCTCCGAGGCGGCCCTCCTCGCCAAGGGGCTGGCGAGCCCCCGCGACTGGGCCCGGCTCTCCGAGGCCGCGCTGGGGCTGTTCGCCGAAGGCCAGCGCCAGGCCCGTGAGAAGGGGCTCATCCTCGTGGACACCAAGTACGAGTTCGGAAAGGTGGGCGACGAACTCTACGTCATCGACGAGATGCACACCCCGGACTCCAGCCGCTACTGGGTGGCGGACGAGTACGAGGCGCGCTTCGCCAAGGGCGAGGACCAGCGGATGCTCGACAAGGAGAACATCCGCCAGTGGCTCATCCGCGAGCGGAACTTCTCGGGCCAGGGCACGCCCCCGCAGATTCCCAACGAGGTGCGCGTGGAGCTCGCCGGGAAGTACCTCTCGGCCTACGAGCGCATCACCGGCAGCGCGCTCCCGCTGGAACCGGGCGATGTCCACGCGCGCATCGAGAAGAACCTGCGCGCGGGCCGCTACCTGTAG